Part of the Novipirellula caenicola genome is shown below.
GCCAACTTGAATGCTTCGTGGGGATCGATCGCGATGGGTTTCTCGCAATAGACCGCTTTACCATGCTGAATCGCCTGGCGAACGATCGTCGCTCGCATCTGAGTGCTTGACGAGTCGAAGACGATGTCCGTTGCCGCATCCGTAATCACCGCGTCGACGTCGGTGGACCAATCAACCGAGTGTCCTATTTCCTGCGTGGCGACCGTTTCGGCCAATTGCCGCAGTTTGGATTCGTTGCGTCCCAACAGGATCGGTTTGATCTGAATTGTCTGTCCGTCTTCGGTGACAACACCTCCTTGACGCATGATGGCCAGAATCGAGCGAATGTAGTGTTGGTTGGTTCCCATGCGACCGGTGACACCGTGCATGGCGATGGTGAGCGTTTTCATGGAACTGTCTTGCGGTAAATTGGAGAAGCGGGATGGGGTGCGAAGAGGACAGAAAGCGACAACGGCAACGAAAGCTTTACTCGGAGATGCGATCCAAGATGTTTTGTAGGATCGCGACATCCGATTCGGGACGTTCGGGGCTGCCGGGATACGTCAGCGGTGTCTTGATCCATCCGCGGGCATGCAGAAATTGAGCAGCGTTGTGCTTGTATGCAGGCACCGGATCGCGAAACGCGAGGAAGCCGAGGTATTGAAGGATGTCGTTTAGTTCGTAGAAACCAGCGTCTCCTGCCGCCCACATCGCATCGCGGCGTGCGAACGCTTCGGGGGCAAACGTGCTCAGCCCGAGTAGGTAGTCGCTTCCGTACATCACCATGTCGATCGCTAGATCGTTGCCCGTCAATACCTTGAAATCAGGACGCGTTTCGTCGCGAAGCCGAAGTCGCTGCCACTCCAGTTCACGGCTCAGCGAAGAGTGTTTCGCTCCACGACAAGTCTCGATTCCCATCAACCCCTTGTAGACATCCAAACTGTAGATCTTTCCGAAGGGGGCAAACATCTTGCCCAATTCGAAACCGAGGAAGTCCCCGGCGTGTGAACCGATCTTTGCGTAGGCTTCGACGATGTCGTCATCCGCTTGTTCGGTCAAGCCATAAGACTGAAAAATGATCGGCGTCCCACCATATTTCAAAATTTGATCCAATCCGGTTCGGTAGGCATCAAAGTCGAACGCCGCATCAGGATCGTCCTTGACGAATACGCCAGCGACGTACGGTTGTCCGTCCATCAAGCTCTGCGTCTCTGCGAGCACCTGTTCTCGTTGCGATTCGCTGATCAGGTTGGCGTAGCCGGTGTCCATGTTGACTGCCGGTACCAACCCGGCATCGGCGGTACGAGTGACGTGTCCGCGAAAACCTTCCCAATCGATTTCGGTCCCCGAGAGCAGCGGCAACAAGATGGCCGACATACCACTAATGGTACGGCGGGGGCGGATCGCGGGGATTTCGTCGATGTTTGGACGGGTGAGCTGTGACATTGGAGGAAACCTTTGACAGAAACGGAGGGCAAGCGATGACGCGTTGAATTTCGATGTTGGGATTATGGCAGCGGATCGATTTAGCGGCTTGGCCATTTGCGCATAATCGACTTGCAATTTGGGCAAACCGTGCAATCATCAGAGGCGGATCCCGTTTGGTTTGGGCCTTTGTGCTGACATGACCGCTGCCGAGAATGCTATCGATGACCTTAGAACCCGCCCAACGCCGCAGCGTACCAGTACCCGAAACAATGTCAAAATCGGGACTCTGGGTGTTCGAAAGCCTGCATGACGAGGCCTTTTCGATGACCGAGACCGAGCATCGATTTCCCAAGCTGCTGTACATTCGCCAGGGAAGCGGCGAAGTGGCTGCAAATTGGGCAGCCGCAGTCGCGGGGCCAGCCGGCGGGGCGGAGGCATCCGATTGTGTCGCCGGCGACTGCATTCTGGTCCCCGCCGGGATGAGGCATCGGATTATCGATGCGCCGCGGCATCCGATTTCGTTATATGGGTTGGCGATCGACCCTCAAAAGATCGCACCCTGTGCCGAAATTGACACGATGATCCCGATTGGCAAACTGCCTCGTCAGCGGATGTCGTTATTGAACATTGAACGACGATTCCGTCGTCTGCTGTACCTCGTTTCACAACCAAGCTCGGCTTCGACGTTGTCGGCGATCGCAGCGGCGATCGAGATTTTTGCCCAGCTTGCATTGGCATCCGGCGGTCAACTGGCGTCCGAGAATGCCCAAAGTCGTGATCTCGGCGACACACGCCCCTTGGACGCGATCGACGAATATCTGCTGTGGTTGGATTTGAACTTCTTTGAACCGTTGACCGTCGATGCGGCCGCCCGAGCTTGTAATATGTCACGCCGCAAATTTACGAACGATTTTCGCGACCGGACCGGAAAGACATGGCTGGCCTATTTGAACGAACGACGGATCGATCATGCCAAGACTTTGCTTCGCAACACGCAAAGCAAAGTGACGTCGATCGCATTTCAAAGTGGGTTTGATGAACTTTCAACCTTCTATCGAACCTTCCAACGATTGACGGGGATGCGACCACTTGATTATCGCGAAAACTCGGATTGACCTGGCCGCGAATTTGCATGCTCAACCGCGGTCCAAATGGGCAATGGGAAGAGTTGGCTAGCGGGATCGAATCGCACGTTTCCTTCGGTCTTGGGAACACGCGATTCCGTGCTTTTTACAAGCCAATGCGAATGCTGGGTTGTTGGATTGTTACAATGACCCATGCGACAAGTCGTTAGATTCCGGCATCCGATGGGGTTGTGACATCGTTTCGGCGATTGCGCTGCCTCTATCGACGAGCGAGTATTGCTATGCGATCTCTGCACAAAACTGTCGACATACGTTCACTAATTCTAGCACCGATCTGCCGAGCGATTCGTTTCGGCTACAGATGGTTGGCAATGATCGTGTTCGCCGGCAGCCTTCAAATCACGACCGTGAAACTGCACGGTGAGGAAACCGAGGCCGGTGAACGGAAGTTTCACGTCGCGATGTTTACACCGCGAGACCAGGACGATGCGTTTTGGGGACCGTTCGTCGATTTTATGGGCGAGGTTTCTGATGATCTCGGGATTCAGTTGGAGGTCTTCTTCGCTGGCAACAGTCGCAATCGCATGGTGTCCCAAATTCGTGATGTGTGTGATCGCGAGGACAAACCGGACGCGATTGTGTTCCAAAGTTTCAAAAGGGGCGGTCCCCGGTTTCTGCGAATCGCCGAACGGCGACAGGTACCGGCGGTGCTTGTCAACGCTGGACTGCAGCCCGAACAAAGCGAGGAACTTGGGCAACCGCGAACGAAGTTGACGTATTGGTTGGCGGAAGTGTTGCCCGATGACTACGATGCTGGTTTTCAGCTTGCCAATGCATTGATCGATGAAGCCCTGCGCTCGCCACGACGGCTCGCCGCCGATGGCAAACTGCATGTCATTGGTTTAAGCGGGGTGGTATCGGATGGCGCTTCGATCCAACGTATGGCCGGACTTCACGACGCGATCGCCAAACGCAGCGACGAAGTCGTCTTGGATCAAGTCGTTGCGGCTGATTGGAGCCAAGAATTGGCGCGGTTTCGCTGCCGCATTCTGCATCGGCGCTATCCCGAGTCATCGGTGATCTGGTCCGCCAGCGACGCGATGGCGATCGGAGCCATCGCGGCGATGCAAGATCGAGGAAAAACACCTGGGACCGATGTGATCATTGGAGGAGTCGACGCAACGCCAGAAGCATTGGATTTGATCGCCCAAAAAGTGCTATTTGCGACGGTCGGTGGCCATGTGATGGAAGGGGGTTGGTGCATTGTGTTGCTGCATGACTTCTTTCACGGCATCGACCTTGCCAGGATCCCCACCCTTTACGATTCGCCGATGCGATTGATCACACGCGGTAACTTGGCTGCGTATCGCGCGGTGCTTAGTCGCGAGACCTGGCAAAAAACGGATTTTCGCCAATTTTCGTTGTTGAACCGCCCCAATCAATCAACGTATCGTTTCGATCTCGGTCGTGTTGCGGCAGGAGCAGGGATCGAGAACAGCTTGGGCATTGAGCACCCGACGGGGACCAAAAGAAAGCTTGGCCCAGGACAAGACAATCGCTCGAGAGTCAATACTGGCTCGGAGAACGATTCAGTCAATCCGGTGGAGACGGAATTGTCCGAGACGCATCGCGACGGGGATTCGCGATGAACACACTCTCCCAAGCGAACAGTCAAAATAACCTACGTGTGGATGGCCACGGAATCACGCTGCGGTACGTGATCGCGTTGGTGACCACCATTCTGATCACCCTCGGGTTGTTTGTCGTGGTCGCGGCGGTGTTGACGATCACTCAGTTTGATGATCGGATTCGCGAACAAGCGGATCGCACGGCGGGGGCAGTCGCAACCAGTATCGCGACGCCGCTTTGGAACATCGACGAACGCGCGATCGGCGATCTATTAGGTGCGAGTCTTACGAACCAGGAAATCGAGTTCGTCCAAGTCGCCGATGAAGCCGAGATTGTGGCGTCGCGGCGTCAACCCGGGGTGCCCGAGACCGATCTGGCTGGTTACTTGAGTTCGTCGCAGCACGTGGTAGCCAGGACGCCGGTTCGATTTGATGGCCAAACCATTGGCCACGTCAATCTGGTGATGTCCCGCCGAGCCGTGATCGACGAGATCCGGCACGATATGATTTTCGCGGTTGCGCTTGGCGTGGTGATGTCGCTCGCTGTCTCGGGAACCTCGATCGTCATCACGCGGTGGTTTGTCTACCGACCGATGCGGCGACTGAATGAGATCGCGATCCGCGAAGAGCAGCGTGCCGAGGCGGCCAATCGCGCTAAAAGTGAGTTTCTTGCTTCGATGAGCCACGAGATTCGTACGCCAATGAACGGGATCATCGGCATGACCGAGTTGCTGCTTCGCACCGATATGACCTACGAACAACGTGACTATCAAAACATTGTCCGGCAATCCGCCGACGCGTTGATGCAATTACTGAATGACATCTTGGATTTTTCGAAGATCGAAGCGGACAAAC
Proteins encoded:
- a CDS encoding dihydrodipicolinate synthase family protein; protein product: MSQLTRPNIDEIPAIRPRRTISGMSAILLPLLSGTEIDWEGFRGHVTRTADAGLVPAVNMDTGYANLISESQREQVLAETQSLMDGQPYVAGVFVKDDPDAAFDFDAYRTGLDQILKYGGTPIIFQSYGLTEQADDDIVEAYAKIGSHAGDFLGFELGKMFAPFGKIYSLDVYKGLMGIETCRGAKHSSLSRELEWQRLRLRDETRPDFKVLTGNDLAIDMVMYGSDYLLGLSTFAPEAFARRDAMWAAGDAGFYELNDILQYLGFLAFRDPVPAYKHNAAQFLHARGWIKTPLTYPGSPERPESDVAILQNILDRISE
- a CDS encoding helix-turn-helix transcriptional regulator → MTLEPAQRRSVPVPETMSKSGLWVFESLHDEAFSMTETEHRFPKLLYIRQGSGEVAANWAAAVAGPAGGAEASDCVAGDCILVPAGMRHRIIDAPRHPISLYGLAIDPQKIAPCAEIDTMIPIGKLPRQRMSLLNIERRFRRLLYLVSQPSSASTLSAIAAAIEIFAQLALASGGQLASENAQSRDLGDTRPLDAIDEYLLWLDLNFFEPLTVDAAARACNMSRRKFTNDFRDRTGKTWLAYLNERRIDHAKTLLRNTQSKVTSIAFQSGFDELSTFYRTFQRLTGMRPLDYRENSD
- a CDS encoding ABC transporter substrate-binding protein — its product is MIVFAGSLQITTVKLHGEETEAGERKFHVAMFTPRDQDDAFWGPFVDFMGEVSDDLGIQLEVFFAGNSRNRMVSQIRDVCDREDKPDAIVFQSFKRGGPRFLRIAERRQVPAVLVNAGLQPEQSEELGQPRTKLTYWLAEVLPDDYDAGFQLANALIDEALRSPRRLAADGKLHVIGLSGVVSDGASIQRMAGLHDAIAKRSDEVVLDQVVAADWSQELARFRCRILHRRYPESSVIWSASDAMAIGAIAAMQDRGKTPGTDVIIGGVDATPEALDLIAQKVLFATVGGHVMEGGWCIVLLHDFFHGIDLARIPTLYDSPMRLITRGNLAAYRAVLSRETWQKTDFRQFSLLNRPNQSTYRFDLGRVAAGAGIENSLGIEHPTGTKRKLGPGQDNRSRVNTGSENDSVNPVETELSETHRDGDSR